A stretch of the Sphingosinithalassobacter tenebrarum genome encodes the following:
- a CDS encoding cupin domain-containing protein: MSDNLFSGLPSATTGEVFTELLARPGVRIERIVSQGQATPEDAPMVQDADEWVVLLSGTARLRIADAAERALAPGDWLWIPRGTPHWVTWTDPDAPSVWLAVHLD; the protein is encoded by the coding sequence ATGTCCGATAATTTGTTCAGCGGCCTTCCCTCGGCGACAACCGGGGAAGTCTTCACCGAATTGCTCGCCCGTCCCGGCGTGCGGATCGAGCGGATCGTTTCGCAGGGGCAGGCGACGCCCGAAGACGCGCCGATGGTGCAGGATGCCGACGAATGGGTGGTGTTGCTCTCCGGCACCGCGCGGTTGCGGATCGCGGACGCGGCGGAGCGAGCACTGGCACCCGGTGACTGGCTATGGATCCCGCGCGGCACGCCGCATTGGGTGACCTGGACCGATCCCGATGCGCCGAGCGTATGGCTGGCGGTGCATCTGGACTAA
- the crcB gene encoding fluoride efflux transporter CrcB, translating to MLHLLIVMLGGAIGAGGRHMIGKFSLLWFGPGYPWGTLMANLIGGLLMGLLVGVMARVGTGGEQWRLFLGTGMLGGFTTFSTFSLDAMVMIERGDWSGMLGYVAMSVVGAIAAVAAGLALVRAVA from the coding sequence ATGCTGCATCTCCTTATCGTCATGCTGGGCGGCGCCATCGGAGCGGGCGGCCGGCACATGATCGGCAAATTCTCGCTGCTGTGGTTCGGCCCCGGCTATCCCTGGGGCACGCTGATGGCCAATCTGATCGGCGGGCTGCTGATGGGGCTGCTCGTCGGCGTGATGGCGCGTGTCGGCACGGGCGGCGAGCAATGGCGGCTGTTCCTCGGCACCGGCATGCTCGGTGGGTTCACCACTTTCTCGACCTTCTCGCTCGACGCAATGGTGATGATCGAGCGCGGCGACTGGAGCGGCATGCTCGGCTATGTCGCGATGTCGGTGGTCGGTGCGATCGCCGCGGTCGCGGCGGGCCTGGCGCTGGTAAGGGCAGTGGCATGA
- a CDS encoding outer membrane protein assembly factor BamD yields the protein MHIRMFRAFTLLTLAAVAIPLAGCAGGKGRPDTPYVARDVGTLYSAAKERLDRGQYKMAAALFDEVERQHPYSIWARRAQLMGAFSYYMNKDYAEAIRGARRFLAVHPGNRDAPYAYYLIGISQYEQISDVTRDQKVTQDALDALGELARRYPESDYAADARLKIDLLRDHLAGKEMEIGRFYEERGQWLAASLRFRHVVEEFETTSHTPEALMRLTETYLALGIPEEARKTAAVLGANYPGSDWYEHAYELMQEHAPDLVAANGN from the coding sequence ATGCATATTCGAATGTTCCGCGCGTTCACGCTTCTGACGCTTGCCGCCGTCGCCATTCCCCTTGCCGGCTGCGCAGGCGGCAAGGGGCGGCCGGATACGCCTTATGTCGCGCGCGACGTGGGGACGCTCTATTCGGCGGCGAAGGAGCGGCTCGACCGCGGACAGTACAAGATGGCGGCCGCGCTGTTCGACGAAGTCGAGCGGCAGCATCCCTATTCGATCTGGGCGCGCCGTGCCCAGCTGATGGGCGCCTTCAGCTATTACATGAACAAGGATTATGCCGAGGCCATTCGCGGCGCGCGGCGCTTTCTGGCGGTGCATCCGGGCAATCGCGATGCGCCCTATGCCTATTATCTGATCGGCATCAGCCAGTATGAGCAGATCAGCGACGTCACGCGCGACCAGAAGGTGACGCAGGACGCGCTCGATGCGCTTGGCGAACTGGCCCGGCGCTATCCCGAATCGGATTATGCCGCAGATGCCCGGCTCAAGATCGACCTGCTGCGCGATCACCTCGCCGGCAAGGAGATGGAGATCGGCCGCTTCTATGAAGAGCGCGGCCAGTGGCTGGCGGCCAGCCTGCGCTTCCGCCATGTCGTCGAGGAGTTTGAGACGACCTCGCACACGCCCGAGGCGCTGATGCGGCTCACCGAAACCTATCTCGCGCTCGGCATTCCCGAAGAGGCCAGAAAGACCGCCGCAGTGCTCGGCGCCAACTATCCCGGCAGCGACTGGTATGAGCATGCTTATGAGCTCATGCAGGAGCATGCGCCCGATCTGGTTGCGGCGAACGGCAACTGA
- the tgt gene encoding tRNA guanosine(34) transglycosylase Tgt gives MSKPRFQFTISATDGKARTGSIAMRRGDIRTPAFMPVGTAATVKAMKPQDVRASGADIILGNTYHLMLRPTAERVARLGGLHDFMGWDRPILTDSGGYQVMSLSELTKRSEEGITFKSHLDGSRHLLSPERSMEIQRLLGSDIVMAFDELVPTTSTRDVQAAAMERSMRWAKRSRDGFDSGREHAERSALFGIQQGALDEELRKASADALRDIGFDGYAIGGLAVGEGQEAMFGVLDYAPGQLDAAKPRYLMGVGKPDDIVGAVERGVDMFDCVLPTRSGRTGQAFTREGPVNIRNAKFGEDQGPLDSACGCPVCGKWSRAYLHHLVRAGEILGAMLMTEHNLWFYQALMADLRAAISDGRLSAFADDFRTRYYGGRTQ, from the coding sequence GTGAGCAAGCCCCGTTTCCAATTCACCATTAGCGCCACCGACGGCAAGGCGCGCACCGGCAGCATCGCGATGCGGCGCGGCGATATTCGCACGCCCGCCTTCATGCCGGTCGGCACCGCCGCGACGGTCAAGGCGATGAAGCCGCAGGACGTGCGCGCATCGGGCGCCGACATCATCCTCGGCAACACCTATCATCTGATGCTGCGCCCCACCGCCGAGCGAGTCGCGCGGCTGGGCGGGCTCCATGATTTCATGGGGTGGGACCGGCCGATCCTGACCGACAGCGGCGGCTATCAGGTGATGAGCCTTTCGGAGCTGACCAAACGCAGCGAGGAAGGCATCACCTTCAAGTCGCATCTCGACGGATCGCGGCATCTGCTCAGCCCCGAAAGGTCTATGGAGATCCAGCGGCTGCTCGGTTCGGACATCGTGATGGCGTTCGACGAACTGGTGCCGACCACCTCCACCCGCGACGTGCAGGCGGCCGCGATGGAGCGATCGATGCGCTGGGCGAAGCGCAGCCGCGATGGATTCGATTCCGGGCGCGAGCATGCCGAACGCTCGGCGCTGTTCGGCATCCAGCAGGGCGCGCTGGACGAAGAGCTGCGCAAGGCGAGCGCCGACGCGCTGCGCGATATCGGGTTCGACGGCTATGCCATCGGCGGACTCGCGGTCGGCGAAGGCCAGGAAGCGATGTTCGGCGTGCTCGATTACGCACCGGGCCAGCTCGATGCTGCGAAGCCGCGCTATCTGATGGGCGTGGGCAAGCCCGATGACATTGTCGGCGCGGTCGAGCGCGGCGTAGACATGTTCGATTGCGTGCTGCCTACGCGATCGGGAAGGACGGGGCAGGCGTTCACCCGCGAAGGACCGGTCAATATCCGCAACGCCAAATTCGGCGAGGATCAGGGGCCGCTCGATTCGGCCTGCGGCTGTCCGGTGTGCGGCAAATGGAGCCGCGCATATCTCCACCATCTCGTCCGCGCGGGCGAGATATTGGGGGCGATGCTGATGACCGAGCACAACCTCTGGTTCTATCAGGCGCTGATGGCCGATCTGCGCGCGGCGATTTCGGACGGACGGCTGAGCGCATTCGCCGACGATTTCCGTACGCGATATTATGGTGGGCGGACGCAATAG
- the recN gene encoding DNA repair protein RecN: MLTALSIRDVVLIEALDLEFGAGLGVLTGETGAGKSILLDALGLALGARGDSGLVRQGAKQAVVTASFELSPRAAGVADLMAENGLEMEPGEPLIIRRLVKADGGSRAFVNDQPASAGLLRDLAPYLVEIHGQHDDRGLLNPRGHRALLDVYGRCDTGPAAAAHRAWRDAEAVLAQAREEQESAERDREWLEHAVSELRALGPEPGEEAQLAERRATMQRGEKIAGDLQSVADLLDGSDGALTRLRQAARILERVSEDHEALAEALAAVDRAIIEASASQEHVDTAADALAFDPAALEADEARLFDLRGLARKHRVQPDDLSELTEELGAKLDRLESGGAGIGKLEKALAEARAAYEKAATRLSDDRVKAAKRLDAAVAAELKPLKLDAARFRTVVAELPPEQWGAGGMDRVEFEISTNPGAPFAPLIKIASGGELSRFILSLKVALAEEGGAATLIFDEIDRGVGGAVASAIGERLARLAGTSQLLVVTHSPQVAARGSHHLLIAKSHDGTVTRTGVTPLDAEQRREEIARMLSGAEITDEARAQAERLLETA; encoded by the coding sequence ATGCTGACGGCGTTATCCATCCGTGACGTGGTGCTGATCGAGGCGCTGGACCTTGAGTTCGGCGCGGGTCTCGGCGTGCTCACCGGCGAAACCGGGGCGGGCAAGTCGATCCTGCTCGATGCGCTGGGGCTGGCGCTGGGCGCGCGCGGCGACAGCGGACTGGTGCGTCAGGGCGCGAAGCAGGCAGTGGTCACCGCCAGTTTCGAGCTGTCACCGCGCGCTGCGGGAGTCGCCGATCTGATGGCCGAAAACGGGCTGGAGATGGAGCCGGGCGAGCCGCTGATCATCCGCCGCCTGGTCAAGGCCGATGGCGGCAGCCGGGCCTTCGTCAACGATCAACCCGCCTCGGCAGGGCTGCTGCGCGATCTGGCGCCGTATCTGGTCGAGATCCACGGCCAGCATGACGATCGCGGGCTGCTCAACCCGCGCGGCCATCGCGCGCTGCTCGATGTCTATGGGCGTTGCGATACAGGTCCGGCGGCGGCCGCGCATCGTGCGTGGCGCGATGCCGAAGCCGTGCTGGCACAAGCGCGCGAGGAACAGGAGAGCGCGGAGCGCGATCGCGAATGGCTTGAACATGCCGTTTCCGAACTGCGAGCGCTGGGGCCCGAGCCGGGCGAGGAGGCGCAGCTTGCCGAACGCCGTGCGACGATGCAGCGGGGCGAGAAGATCGCGGGCGATCTGCAATCCGTCGCCGATCTGCTCGACGGCTCCGATGGCGCGCTCACCCGGCTGCGGCAGGCGGCGCGCATCCTCGAGCGTGTCTCCGAAGACCATGAGGCGCTGGCCGAAGCACTGGCCGCGGTCGATCGCGCGATCATCGAAGCGTCCGCCTCGCAGGAGCATGTCGATACCGCCGCCGATGCACTTGCCTTCGATCCCGCCGCGCTGGAGGCCGACGAGGCGCGGTTGTTCGATCTGCGCGGGCTGGCGCGCAAGCATCGCGTCCAGCCGGATGATCTTTCCGAACTGACCGAGGAACTCGGCGCGAAGCTCGACCGGCTGGAAAGCGGCGGGGCGGGCATCGGCAAACTCGAAAAGGCGCTCGCCGAAGCCCGCGCCGCTTATGAAAAGGCCGCGACCCGATTGTCTGACGATCGCGTCAAGGCGGCGAAGCGGCTCGATGCGGCGGTTGCGGCGGAGCTGAAGCCGCTCAAGCTCGATGCCGCGCGGTTCCGCACCGTGGTTGCCGAATTGCCGCCCGAACAATGGGGCGCGGGCGGCATGGACCGCGTCGAATTCGAGATCTCGACCAATCCCGGGGCTCCGTTCGCGCCGCTGATCAAGATCGCGTCGGGCGGCGAATTGTCGCGCTTTATCCTCTCGCTCAAGGTCGCGCTGGCCGAAGAGGGCGGGGCGGCGACTCTGATTTTCGACGAAATCGATCGCGGCGTCGGCGGCGCGGTGGCGAGCGCGATCGGCGAGCGGCTGGCCCGGCTGGCCGGCACTTCGCAACTGCTGGTCGTGACGCACAGCCCGCAGGTCGCCGCGCGCGGCAGCCATCACCTGCTGATCGCCAAGAGCCATGACGGCACCGTGACGCGCACCGGGGTGACGCCGCTCGACGCCGAGCAGCGCCGCGAGGAAATCGCCCGCATGCTCTCGGGTGCCGAAATCACCGACGAAGCGCGCGCGCAGGCGGAGCGGCTGCTGGAAACGGCCTAG
- a CDS encoding HAD hydrolase-like protein: protein MSEATIMDATRAPRAADDTERASFDPIKLVIFDFDGTLSDSGEWFLSVVDELAKRFKFRTVTDDEVEMLRHRSTRDVIQYLGIPNWKLPFIARYVRKLVYKRHYEFHLFPGVGEMLDRLRKTDMRIALVTSNAEPNVRAILGEENASKIEIFSCGSSLYGKAPKFRRVVKRAGLAPRQVLAVGDETRDVDAAREVGMRAGSVLWGYASETALAGVAPDVTFRTTEEIVEYVSMNR from the coding sequence ATGTCTGAGGCCACCATTATGGACGCGACACGCGCGCCGCGGGCAGCGGACGACACCGAACGTGCGAGCTTCGATCCGATCAAGCTGGTGATTTTCGATTTCGACGGCACGCTGTCGGACAGCGGCGAGTGGTTCCTGTCGGTCGTCGACGAGCTCGCCAAGCGCTTCAAATTCCGCACCGTCACCGATGACGAGGTCGAGATGCTGCGCCATCGCTCGACGCGCGACGTGATCCAGTATCTGGGCATCCCCAACTGGAAGCTGCCGTTCATCGCCCGCTATGTCCGCAAGCTCGTCTACAAGCGGCACTATGAATTTCACTTGTTCCCCGGCGTTGGCGAGATGCTCGACCGGCTGCGCAAGACCGACATGCGCATCGCGCTGGTGACGTCGAACGCCGAACCCAATGTCCGCGCGATCCTGGGCGAGGAAAACGCGTCGAAGATCGAAATCTTCTCCTGCGGCTCCTCGCTCTACGGCAAGGCGCCCAAATTCCGCCGCGTGGTGAAGCGCGCGGGGCTGGCGCCGCGCCAGGTGCTGGCGGTAGGCGACGAAACCCGCGACGTCGACGCCGCACGCGAAGTCGGCATGCGCGCCGGATCGGTGCTCTGGGGCTATGCCAGCGAAACCGCGCTGGCCGGTGTCGCGCCGGACGTAACCTTCCGCACCACCGAAGAAATCGTCGAATATGTGAGCATGAACCGGTGA
- a CDS encoding cell wall hydrolase: MFWRRFTRMQTRGIAAALLVSLAGAGFSAQALAPQGPGAADEAPAPTGYEAEDHFPGAAYFTAIDDSGTVSAAGTTGTNDLPDLPIPAGPADDGTVIAAAPFPRAGSATDRSRALQCLTDAIYYEAANEPDAGQRAVAQVVLNRVRHPAFPATVCGVVFQGSEKPGCQFSFACDGSMARGRARAAWDRAERVAKSALDGSVFAPVGLATHYHTHAVTPSWNRKLVMTGVFGAHFFHRWQGGWGTSAAFHQRYLGGEPVPGPKRAAPATEPAASAAPAPVPSPDPVRSAAQTPRENIRSRYAESGTPRDIARAAARPAEAPGLPESTILDRWKGTGQPIR; the protein is encoded by the coding sequence ATGTTCTGGCGCCGGTTCACACGCATGCAGACGCGCGGCATTGCCGCCGCGCTGCTCGTGTCGCTCGCCGGCGCTGGATTTTCGGCGCAGGCGCTTGCTCCCCAGGGGCCGGGCGCCGCCGACGAAGCCCCTGCCCCCACCGGCTACGAAGCCGAGGACCATTTTCCCGGCGCCGCCTATTTCACTGCGATCGACGACAGCGGCACCGTATCCGCTGCAGGTACAACCGGAACGAATGACCTGCCCGACCTGCCCATCCCGGCAGGGCCCGCCGATGACGGCACCGTGATCGCGGCAGCCCCCTTTCCCCGGGCGGGAAGCGCCACCGATCGCAGCCGCGCGCTGCAATGCCTGACCGACGCCATCTACTATGAAGCAGCCAATGAACCCGATGCGGGGCAACGCGCGGTGGCGCAGGTCGTGCTCAATCGCGTGCGCCATCCCGCCTTTCCCGCGACGGTGTGCGGGGTGGTGTTTCAGGGGTCGGAAAAACCCGGCTGCCAGTTCAGCTTCGCCTGCGACGGCTCGATGGCGCGCGGACGTGCCCGCGCCGCATGGGATCGGGCCGAGCGAGTCGCCAAGTCGGCGCTGGACGGCAGCGTGTTCGCGCCGGTGGGGCTGGCGACGCACTATCATACCCATGCCGTCACGCCGTCCTGGAATCGCAAGCTGGTGATGACCGGCGTGTTCGGCGCGCATTTCTTCCATCGCTGGCAAGGCGGCTGGGGCACGTCGGCGGCGTTCCACCAGCGCTATCTCGGCGGCGAGCCCGTACCCGGCCCGAAGCGCGCAGCGCCCGCGACCGAACCGGCCGCCTCGGCGGCGCCCGCGCCGGTGCCTTCGCCCGATCCGGTGCGCAGTGCAGCGCAGACGCCGCGCGAAAATATCCGGTCGCGCTATGCGGAAAGCGGCACGCCGCGCGATATCGCGCGCGCCGCCGCCCGCCCCGCCGAAGCGCCGGGCCTGCCCGAATCGACGATCCTCGATCGCTGGAAAGGCACCGGCCAGCCGATCCGCTGA
- a CDS encoding RluA family pseudouridine synthase produces MSEVRQFTVSVDDDGIRLDRWFKRHMPEASFNIVSRWARTGQLRVDGARAAPGDRIEAGQVIRVPPAEPEKPAKKKSSRPPLTPEQTEFVQSLVLHRDAQAIVINKPPGLATQGGTKTHEHVDALLDGLTFDLESRPKLVHRLDKDTSGALLLARTARAAAYFSKHFSGRSARKVYWALVIGVPDIDDGIIDLPLAKQPGTGGEKMHVDEAEGQPARSRYRVIERAGNRAAWVELQPFTGRTHQLRVHMAAIGHPIIGDGKYGGQDAFLTGGVSRKMHLHARRIRIDHPDGGKIDVTAPLPQHFAETLDTLGFDEALGDTLPIDDSPPPPSREEKKAKARQHAKSVRKERRGERRKRGG; encoded by the coding sequence ATGAGCGAAGTCCGGCAATTCACTGTCTCCGTCGACGATGACGGCATCCGCCTCGACCGCTGGTTCAAGCGGCATATGCCTGAAGCCAGCTTCAACATCGTGTCGCGCTGGGCGCGCACGGGCCAGTTGCGCGTCGACGGCGCGCGCGCAGCGCCGGGAGACCGGATCGAAGCGGGCCAGGTGATCCGCGTCCCCCCGGCCGAGCCCGAAAAGCCCGCGAAGAAGAAATCGAGCCGCCCGCCGCTGACACCCGAACAGACCGAGTTCGTCCAGTCGCTGGTGCTCCACCGCGACGCGCAGGCGATCGTCATCAACAAGCCGCCGGGCCTCGCGACGCAAGGCGGCACCAAGACGCACGAGCATGTCGATGCGCTGCTCGACGGGCTGACGTTCGATCTCGAATCGCGGCCCAAGCTCGTCCACCGGCTCGACAAGGATACGTCGGGCGCGCTGCTGCTCGCGCGTACCGCGCGCGCCGCCGCCTATTTCTCGAAGCATTTTTCGGGTCGCAGCGCGCGCAAGGTCTATTGGGCACTGGTGATCGGCGTGCCCGATATCGACGACGGCATCATCGATCTGCCGCTCGCCAAGCAACCGGGCACGGGCGGCGAAAAGATGCATGTCGACGAGGCGGAAGGCCAGCCGGCGCGCTCGCGCTATCGCGTGATCGAGCGCGCGGGCAATCGGGCCGCCTGGGTCGAGCTGCAGCCCTTCACCGGGCGCACCCACCAGTTGCGCGTGCACATGGCCGCGATCGGGCACCCGATCATCGGCGACGGCAAATATGGCGGGCAGGATGCCTTCCTGACCGGCGGAGTCAGTCGCAAGATGCACCTGCACGCGCGCCGCATCCGCATCGATCACCCCGATGGCGGCAAGATCGATGTCACGGCGCCCCTGCCCCAGCATTTCGCCGAAACGCTCGACACTTTGGGATTCGACGAAGCGCTTGGCGACACGCTGCCCATCGATGATTCGCCGCCTCCGCCGAGCAGGGAGGAAAAGAAGGCCAAAGCGCGCCAGCATGCCAAGTCCGTTCGCAAGGAACGCCGCGGCGAACGACGCAAGCGCGGCGGCTGA
- a CDS encoding winged helix-turn-helix domain-containing protein, protein MARFDIDSLDEVIHGRMRLGIMAYLVDSGTADFVELKQHLRATQGNLSIHLRKLEDAGFIAIEKRIVDRKPLTRARLSARGRKAFGNYIQALGRVIAP, encoded by the coding sequence GTGGCGCGTTTCGATATCGACAGCCTGGACGAAGTGATCCACGGCCGCATGCGGCTGGGCATCATGGCCTATCTGGTCGACAGCGGCACGGCAGATTTCGTCGAGCTGAAACAGCATCTGCGCGCGACGCAGGGCAATCTTTCGATCCATCTGCGCAAGCTGGAAGACGCCGGATTCATCGCGATCGAAAAGCGCATCGTCGACCGCAAGCCGCTGACCCGCGCAAGACTGAGCGCGCGCGGACGCAAGGCATTCGGCAACTATATCCAGGCGCTGGGGCGCGTGATCGCGCCGTAA
- a CDS encoding alpha/beta hydrolase: MTRLAALFATLLLLAPLSVAAQSGAAGRSISEYREASPAARDARIAEMLSELPGGTPAIDAESGEVTFFYLAETPDTSVSVRGDFTPSAPMRFDWSETGVAMMPVVPGGRLFALTRTFEADARIDYQLVVNGKAQVDPGNIRNRDGGIYGQTSELVMPGYDEPGLSVAWNAPPKGRFETVSGDVLHGPRARVYLPEGYDPARRYPVIYVPDGAAWDSYFHFGQTLDTLISAGRMAPAIAVLMDAPPDRSRFYGYGAQDYLDYVSAVVAWVDGHYPTIRDRAARAHLGTSAGGRAALHAGYALPDTFGLIGMMSPSFRAPEGVTPPDLEEPSPFPEGTRFWVSSGSYERRIDESARKAAALLTERGYDVTTHYTHEGHSLATWRNMLPDLLETFFPPD, encoded by the coding sequence GTGACGCGGCTGGCGGCGTTGTTCGCGACGCTGCTGCTGCTCGCACCCTTGTCTGTTGCGGCGCAATCGGGCGCTGCAGGACGAAGCATCTCGGAATATCGTGAAGCGAGCCCCGCCGCCCGCGACGCGCGCATCGCCGAAATGCTGTCCGAGCTGCCGGGCGGCACCCCCGCGATCGACGCGGAGAGCGGCGAAGTCACGTTTTTCTACCTTGCCGAGACGCCCGACACATCGGTGTCGGTGCGCGGCGATTTCACGCCGAGCGCTCCGATGCGGTTCGACTGGAGCGAAACGGGCGTAGCGATGATGCCGGTGGTGCCGGGCGGGCGGCTGTTCGCGCTCACCCGGACCTTCGAGGCGGATGCGCGGATCGATTACCAGCTTGTCGTCAACGGCAAAGCGCAAGTCGATCCCGGCAATATCCGCAATCGCGACGGCGGGATATACGGTCAGACGTCCGAGCTGGTGATGCCCGGCTATGACGAACCGGGCTTGTCCGTCGCGTGGAACGCACCGCCAAAGGGTCGGTTCGAAACCGTTTCGGGCGATGTCCTGCATGGTCCCAGGGCGCGCGTCTATCTGCCCGAAGGCTATGATCCGGCGCGGCGCTATCCGGTAATCTATGTGCCCGACGGCGCGGCCTGGGACAGCTATTTCCATTTCGGGCAGACGCTCGACACGCTAATTTCGGCGGGGCGGATGGCGCCGGCGATCGCGGTGCTGATGGACGCGCCGCCCGATCGCAGCCGCTTCTACGGCTATGGCGCGCAGGATTATCTCGACTATGTCAGCGCCGTCGTCGCCTGGGTTGATGGGCATTATCCGACGATCCGGGACCGCGCTGCCCGCGCGCATCTCGGCACGTCGGCGGGCGGGCGCGCGGCACTGCACGCGGGCTATGCACTGCCCGACACCTTCGGCCTGATCGGGATGATGTCGCCGTCCTTCCGGGCTCCCGAAGGCGTGACGCCGCCCGATCTGGAAGAGCCCAGCCCCTTTCCCGAAGGCACCCGATTCTGGGTCAGCTCGGGCAGCTATGAGCGCCGCATCGACGAAAGCGCGCGCAAGGCCGCCGCGCTGCTGACCGAACGCGGATACGATGTGACGACGCACTACACCCATGAAGGCCATTCGCTAGCCACCTGGCGCAACATGCTGCCCGATCTGCTCGAGACCTTCTTCCCGCCCGATTAG
- a CDS encoding ATP12 family chaperone protein, producing the protein MKRFWTEADVTDLGDAGYGIALDGRSVNTPGRVRLTVPSAPLAEAIAEEWRAVGEQIDPRAMPLTGLANAAVDRIAPAAADFAAGLAAYGESDLLCYRADSPAELVARQAAHWDPLLDWARGRYGVQLETVSGVMHRAQPQATIARLNGAVAERSPYELAGLYPLVSVSGSLIASLALLEGAASRDAVWAAAQVDEDWQAEQWGEDDLATKTREAHRAEFDAGARFLGLIG; encoded by the coding sequence ATGAAGCGATTCTGGACGGAAGCCGACGTTACCGATCTGGGCGATGCGGGCTATGGCATCGCGCTTGACGGGCGGAGCGTGAACACGCCGGGACGCGTGCGGCTGACCGTGCCCTCCGCGCCGCTTGCCGAAGCCATTGCCGAGGAATGGCGCGCCGTGGGCGAGCAGATCGATCCGCGCGCCATGCCGCTGACCGGGCTGGCCAATGCCGCGGTCGACCGGATCGCGCCCGCCGCCGCTGATTTCGCCGCCGGGCTGGCGGCCTATGGCGAGAGCGACCTGCTCTGCTATCGCGCCGACAGCCCGGCCGAGCTCGTTGCACGGCAGGCGGCGCATTGGGATCCGCTGCTCGATTGGGCGCGCGGCCGGTATGGCGTCCAACTGGAGACCGTTTCCGGCGTGATGCACCGCGCCCAGCCGCAGGCCACCATCGCGCGGCTGAACGGCGCAGTGGCGGAGCGCTCACCCTATGAGCTTGCCGGCCTCTATCCGCTCGTGTCCGTCAGCGGCTCGCTGATCGCTTCGCTTGCGCTCCTCGAAGGCGCGGCGAGCCGCGACGCGGTCTGGGCCGCGGCGCAGGTCGATGAAGACTGGCAGGCCGAACAATGGGGCGAGGACGATCTCGCGACGAAGACCCGCGAAGCGCACCGCGCCGAATTCGACGCGGGCGCCCGGTTTCTGGGCCTGATCGGTTAG
- a CDS encoding HAD-IA family hydrolase encodes MNRLALFDCDGTLVDSQANICRAMEECFSIARLVPPDRAAIRRIVGLSLVDAIARLVPDGDTALHQAMAEDYKHAFFTMRQRGTMDEEPLFEGIADTLTALEDTGWLLGVATGKSDRGLHHILEHHGIKQRFATLQTADRHPSKPHPAMVETAMAEAGAAPETTVVIGDTSFDMAMAVAAGAHGVGVAWGYHGPEELIGAGARIVADHALHLPGHLHETWSGSSPAAV; translated from the coding sequence GTGAACCGCCTGGCATTGTTCGACTGCGACGGGACGCTGGTCGACAGTCAGGCCAATATATGCCGGGCGATGGAGGAATGTTTCTCCATCGCCCGTCTCGTTCCCCCGGATCGCGCCGCGATCCGCCGGATTGTCGGGCTGAGCCTGGTCGACGCGATTGCCCGCCTCGTCCCCGATGGCGACACGGCGCTGCATCAGGCGATGGCGGAAGACTACAAACATGCCTTCTTCACCATGCGCCAGCGCGGCACGATGGATGAAGAACCGCTGTTCGAAGGCATCGCCGATACGCTGACCGCGCTCGAGGATACCGGATGGCTGCTGGGTGTGGCGACCGGCAAATCCGATCGCGGGCTGCATCACATCCTTGAGCATCACGGCATCAAACAGCGCTTCGCGACGCTGCAGACCGCCGATCGTCATCCGTCCAAGCCGCATCCCGCAATGGTCGAAACCGCGATGGCGGAAGCCGGCGCCGCTCCCGAAACCACCGTGGTGATCGGCGACACCAGCTTCGACATGGCGATGGCCGTGGCGGCGGGCGCGCATGGCGTCGGCGTAGCCTGGGGCTATCACGGGCCCGAGGAACTGATCGGTGCCGGCGCCCGCATTGTCGCCGACCATGCGCTGCACCTGCCCGGTCACCTGCACGAAACATGGTCGGGCTCTTCCCCCGCCGCCGTCTGA